The Tripterygium wilfordii isolate XIE 37 chromosome 1, ASM1340144v1, whole genome shotgun sequence sequence TTCTGAAATCCCTTATAACTAATTATGATATTTTGCAATTCATGTAATTTTGTGGACAGGTGAAGCCTGCACTTCCTGCTCTTGAACGTCTTGTTCATTCTAATGATGAAGAGGTCTTGACTGATGCCTGCTGGGCACTTTCCTATCTTTCTGATGGCACTAATGATAAAATCCAAGCTGTTATTGAGGCATGTGTTGTTCCTCGACTTGTGGAGCTCCTCCTGTGAGTTTAGCATCTTGCTGATAAATTTCTGTttaatttctcttttaattAACTTGTATTTGGTAACTTTATAATACTTGATGTTTGTTTTCATCAGTCATCCATCTCCTTCAGTGCTCATTCCTGCACTTCGTACTGTTGGAAATATTGTGACGGGGGATGATTTCCAGACTCAGGTATGATCCTCTTTGAGGCATTCAGTTGCCCTTTTCTATTTCATTCTCTCTGGACAAACAAATCATTCCTATTTCATTAAAAACGCAGAAAAGTAGCACCTTTATGAGGGAAACTATCTTACTGATGATAtaattagacaaaaaaaaagttggtaATATTAAGTCGTTGTGACTCATGAAAGAGAAAAATGTAGAAGAGTCAACTTTATTTGAAGGGAATGCAATAACTCCTTCCTGTGAACAAGTGGTGGTGCTGATAGTTTGGAATTCAGATGCTTATAATATTGTAtctggttttgaattttttttcagtGTGTAATAAGTCATGGCACACTCCCTTGCCTTCTGAGCCTTCTGACACATAATCATAAAAAGAGTATCAAGAAAGAGGCTTGCTGGACTATCTCTAACATTACTGCTGGAAATAAGGAACAGATTCAGGTATTGTACAGATCTCAGTGAGTTTTTACTTTTATTAGTGTTTGAAATTCATACTAAAGATTAATTTCGAGTGGTTTATGCTGTATTGAGAAAAACTGACCAACAATGGGGCTCGTTTTATTGAAGGGCTGTGACCCAAAATAAATTTTCGTTGTGGCCATTCTGCCATCACAAGTGTAGGACTTTGAGACTGTGGGACACGATGAGGACTATATGTTTTCTAAGCTTGGTCACTGTTCTGCTTTGCTGACCTTGGCTTAAAAAGAATGTTTCATGTCATGCTATGATTAGTCGTTCTTGTGTTTTAATATAAGTGGACTCATACTTTGTTTGCAGCTCAAAGTTTTATTCCTCCCGTGacttttggtttcttttccgTATTCTTTGATTGCTACTAATTCATACTTACTGTTAATGTCCTGAATTAATGCAGGCTGTGATTGAGGCAGGTTTAATTGCCCCCTTAGTAAATCTGCTTCAAAATGCTGAATTTGACATAAAGAAAGAAGCTGCTTGGGCAATTTCTAATGCTACTTCTGGTGGTACACACGATCAAATCAAGTATGATATCCTCTGTATCTTTCTCTTTTGCTTTTCTCATCTCTTGTCATAGAAATTAATTTTACCGGATTGTCTTCTTGTATGGGTGATAGGTATCTGGTGAGTCAGGGATGTATTAAACCATTGTGTGATCTCCTTGTATGCCCTGATCCAAGGATTATCACAGTTTGCCTTGAAGGGTTAGAAAACATTTTGAAAGCCGGAGAGAATGAGAAGAACGTGGGCAACACTGGAGATGTCAATTTCTATGCTCAGATGATAGATGATGCTGAAGGGTTAGAAAAGATTGAAAATCTGCAGAGTCATGATAACAATGAGATATATGAAAAGGCTGTTAAGATTCTTGAGACATATTGGTTGGAAGATGAGGATGAGACATTACCTTTGGGAGAAGAATCCCAGCAAGGCTTTCACTTTGGTGGGAATGATGTTTCAGCTCCATCAGGTGGATTCAATTTCAGCTGAAGGTATGCATCCTTATTTACTTAGAAGTTTCATTTTTCGCTCTTACATTTTCAGGAGTAAGAATTACGAGTCATTCTTAGGATTTGGTTATCATTCAAGATATATCTTTCCCCCGAAACTTAGTTGAGTTTTGTTGCAAGTAACAATTATTTAATGTACGAGTTGGCTTTTTCTAATTTGGTTTTGCAAAACTTGCAGAATATATGGTTGATTCAATGGAGATCCGTAAAATGTTGGTGGTCACATTATTTTATGTCTGGGTCAAGTTGGGTCTTGTCATGGCACCTGGGCTCGTCTGATCGGTGTCTGGTCCAGCGTCTGTTATGGTGGTGGTCGTAAGAGGTGCCTAGGAGGGTCATTTTATACTACAATGTCAGAAATAAATGAAGATGGGAGGGTACAGTTGCAACATGGTGGGTTGGTCAGCATAGTGGTATTTTGGCTTTTACTATGTGGAATGCCACAGAAATGTCCCAGAGGCTGTTATTGCCTCGGATTGGGATTTGATTGCGGATTTGAGTGTATGTTTTGAGTCTAAGTTGTATGAGTAACTTCTATAGAGTCGGTATTTCTTTTATATTCTTGTGTGAGGATAGTTTTCATGAACTTCGATCTTGTAATGTattgcaacttgcaagttagaagACGAGTCAGTATTGTTTTTTGTGTTGTCACTTGatcacaaaatatatataatggcAAGTTGTGGTTGGTCTTGGTCATATATTCATATGGAAAACATATTTCTGTTGGTACTAGTGTCTCATCCATATGCGTTGGGAAGATTAAAGTGCTGTTAGCTGACCTGCACTAGATGGCTCTGCTATTGGATTTGAAAGCATGTAAAATtttccttgttcttgtattATTTATGGGTTTCATTcgtttcttttcaaaattttgattcatTTTCCCCTTTCTGCACAACGGGACGTATTCTATATCATcagaatctttttttttgtcacaagAAGGTTATTTTTTGTATGAATGAAAGTTCATCATAGTCCTATTATTTCTAATCATTATGTGTATACATTATTTGCTTTTTTCTTTGTATGAGATCCAAGTGTTCACCAGAGCGGAAGGGATCCGAGTGTTCACCAGAGCAGAAGGGAACAAAGGGTCAGAGAAGAAGGTAATGGGGTCATCCTAAGATTTCTAGCAATGCCAGCCTCCAGTTGCCTCAGCATTAGCAATTGTTATTATGTTTTTAGAACCGGAGTAGAGCTGGGAACTTCCTTGACCGTGTGCCGAGCACGAGACCTAAAACTCTCTGAAAGTAACTAGACCCTTTTTATGAATGGGAATCCTAGTTGAAGGGTTTAGAGCCATGACCTTCAGAAAGAGCAAAAGGCACACAGTAGAGGTGGAACTTGGAATTTTTTTGTtcagattattttgtttcttGTACATAACTGCATATGGGTTCTTTGTTTTCTAGTTTTGATATTTCTGTAAAGATTATCGGAACcgttttgtcttttctttatgGCCTGGCAGGTACTCGAATCTCTGGATAGCTGGAGAGTCGAGAAGGGCCCAGAGACAGCCTGCTAATGCATACGTTTGGTGGATCAGGAGCGAGTAATCACCGTCTCTTATCTTCACGCTACGGATTGACGGTAAACCCAAAATAACTGCTGGGCCTTGTTATTACCTTGATGTCAAAACACTTGCTATCACACTTACCAATACTCGATCTAGGATTCCAATTACAGGAACATGCAATGGGGTCTCACTTGTCATTTTagttaaatcaatggtgaaaaaaaGGGTCCACATTTTACTCTTATGTGAGAAAACTTGTGTGTGTATAATCTCACATGTGAATCAATTATGTGAACTCGAAAGGTAATGATTTTAATAAATCATGATAAAAGATTTTAATAAATCATGATAAAAGTGGGAGTCACACATTTGTTGTGGAATCCGTTGCGTTTATGGATAAAAAACAAGTTCGCATAGTTGGTTCACATGTGATAATTGCTTTATGTATATATTCGTAACCGAGGAACCACCTAACCTAGCATACCCTTCAAATGTGAACTTCGGGCCGTCAAAATAGTTCGCGCCGCATTGAAGATGGGTAAGACTAGGCCGAAATCCATGTGGAAAGGGCTCCATAAGTGGGATAAGCCCACAGAATCATGATTTCATAAGAAAACGTCTCGAGCAAACAGTCATTTCAAGTGATTGGTTCGAAGTCCCAATCTCGTGTGTCTTATGCCCCAAGTCCGAAGCTATAtaacataagaaaaaaaagagagcaaacAGACATTTCATTTTAGGGTTGCCTTTAATGTTGAAGCAGCTGTAGTAAGACCAACAAATCTCAACATGAAAATTTGGCTGATGATTTGAACTCCATAGTTCATGAGACCAAGTGGTCCTTAGCTAGTTGGCAAAATTAATTGGGGTATTGTCGTGCTTTCATTTTCGTTCTCTCATACATAAGGTCtgctgcttttttcttttttctttttttcttgtctcTTGTAATTCTATTTATATttacttgagagttgagacatcATTTAAAGAATCTTGGTCTGTGCACCACATACATGAATTGAGAGACTGGACATAGCTCCTCATCTTACAAAATGAATATGAACGTTGTCTTCCCTTAGAACATGCCTTTTGGCGATTTTGTCtgtgaatgtttttttttttttaatttataaattttagcGTGGCTAATAACAAAATGAGCACAAAAACCTTATCTTTTAGGAGTGGCTTCTGTGTTAGCTACTTGTATAATCCAAGGCCACTCGTTTTTATCTCTTCAGGCCCATTTACAAATCAGAAAGCCCATgcagcttttctttttctgtctaCATGTTAAATGATATGCATAACCTAATGAGGGAACCATATTCTAGGGCTGCAAAAATTGGACCGAAACCACTAACCTGACCAATCCGATTAGTGGTATACCGGTTAACCGTAATCACCAATTTTAGTGATTATAGATtggttttggtttcataaaatataaaatcgTTACTATCGGTCCGGTTAGTGGTATGATCTTAATGGTCCGATTAACCGGACCATGCACAaccctatcatattctctacatATGCGTCATCACCACATCTTACACCAAGTAATTAGATAATTCCTTATCCTAATCAATCTTTAGGTCGATGGATAGAATATGTAGTTTTTGGGTGATGATGGGAAATGCCCATATAACCACTTAGTGATAGTTTAATTggttatcttttttgttttggaacATACTTGTCCTAAGGTTGGGAGTTTGAATCAATCAATTgagatattttttttgtgaaattaagATTCCGTTGACTTGTCCAATTTCCGAATCCCTATCCGCTTAGGCTTCGGCTGATTTCTCCCTTTTAACGATATTAACAATGAGAAAcatccttttttccttttctagcATAATTTATGCTCCAATGAccatattgatattgatttatACTCTTGACTCGAAGCAATGTGGTTGACCGAATGTAGATATGAATATTTATTCCAAAACCCTTTTGAGTGACTTATCATATGCTGTTCTTCACATTCTTCCACATTGAAGAAAGTTGATAGTAATGGTTGACAAATTACTATTTTTGCTAAAATGTGAAGACACCATAAAGATAAGGTGGTGACCCAAAATCAGACGGTGGAGATTGCAACATGTCATCAACACCTAATCATCAACCCTTCCTTGTCCCTTTCACTActccaacaaaataaattaaacaattttgGAATATTCAATTTCCCTCTTTTTGTTCATTATCGGTTGCCAactaatcattttttttccttccttttttaaGGGTTTGGCGGGTGTGTCTTGATTCCTTTGCAAAAATTCCCCCATTTGCGAGCCAAAATCCCAAATTTTGGAAGGAAGGGGTGTTTTCGTCATTTCATTACAAGGGCTAGGGTTTCGGATTTCATTTATAAAGCCGATATTTAGATCTGCTGCTGCTGTGTGTGCGGTTCTGTGCGTGCGTTCGTGTCGCTCTTGATTGATTCCTTAATTTCTCTATCTAGatcctctctctctagatcattTCAGGTCCATGTCGGGTTAATTTGTTCGTTTTAGGTTAAGAGATCAAGCAAATGTTCgataattttctttcatttatacCATCGTTTGATCCTGCTCTCTCACTTGTTCACCAGCTTTCTTTATCTCTGTCTGTCGCGCGTGCTCAATCATTTCCATAATCGGTATCTCGTACCATATTGTACTGAAAATCCGTGATTCGCTGTCACTCTCTCAAGGTTCTTCGTCACTCTAATCTACGAATCCGATCTCAGTGTGTATTGATCGATCATTAGGCTTTTAGCTTCAAATCGTGATCACCCTTTAGAGCTATCGAGCTCTACTCATCTGGGTCCAACTTAGATCTTCAAAATAGCTTGTTAAGATGGTGGATCCAAGTTCAACAGTGAGTGATCTTGCCTGTTTTTGTTCAGTAGCAGAGTTTCAATTTCGATCCCAAATCCGTATACTGATCAGTTATGTTTTTGGCTTCTCTTGCAGGGATCAGAGTCGGAGGGAACAAATAGGAAAAACCCAGATGGGGATTCATCAGTAGAGAGCCCAAACGAGCACAGCAAGAAGACATGCGCAGACTGTGGAACCACCAagactcctctatggagaggcgGTCCGGCTGGGCCCAAGGTAACTTGTGATCATGATCTTTCAGTAACCCAGATCAGAGTTAGCTGTTATTCTAAAATCTGATCATGTttggatttttgattttttgcagTCACTGTGTAACGCTTGTGGGATCAGGAGcaggaagaagaggagagctATTTTGGGTCCTAAcaaaacagaggaaaagaaagcaagaaaaGGCCATAACAATAGAAGTAGTAACAAGCTTGGTGATGGATTGAAGCAGAGATTGTGGGCTCTGGGTAGGGATGTGATGATGCAGAGATCAACGGTGGAGAAGCAACGGAGGAAGCTAGGAGAGGAAGAACAGGCTGCTGTTCTATTGATGGCGTTGTCTTATGGTTCTGTTTATGCCTAGGTGTTTGTTTTCCGGGGGAAATAATGAAATATCCAGAATTCAAAATGAATTCTGAAATGTGTTTACCCAATTTGTAATTTTGGGTTTATgtattgcaatttttttttaatgtttggtAGGTTCATATTTTTCTAGTATTACTAACTTGTATGGAGGAGTGGCCAAATTGGCTTGAGATAATCATCTTTGTGAGATTCAAATTTAACTCTCCATATTAATATCATCCGACTTATTAAATATTTGAAGAGAATGAAACAATTTAAGTATCCAGGATTTATATCGATTTTTTTGATCGATGATTTCTCTCGTAATAATGTTGTTTGATGGGTTGGGGGTCTTGGAGGGGAAGGAATTGGAGGATTAAGTATTCAAGTGTAAGAAAATAGagatttcattcaattttttttcctaacatAGTAATTTATATTTGTTGTTCCTTTAGTCTTTATTCTATTTGTTCTactgtttagtattcttggtATAATACACTGTTTAAAACCGAACAATCAAAGGCCTTTCTATATAAAAGAAATGACCAAACAGGTCAAATCAAGAGCATTGTACATATATTTAATGTCTTTTAAAGTGATTGGATTTCAAGAAATATTTTTTGGAAAGGGCGGGAATGTGAATCTTTTACAGGTTTTCCCGGGAACATGAAACTCAATtcaaatccaaatgttttctcAAATAATTGGAGTTCAATTCCTTGCTATGTATcttcattttttgaaaacttaTCGAGTTCTTCCATTAAGCCATTATCAATAAACCTACAAAACCCTTCTAATTGTATCATCTAATTATAACGATGGCACAAATCACGGATCGTTGGTTGAGATAATAAATTTAGGGAAAGGTTTGGAAATTGGGCTAGATGGCGGGTAAATGTAATCCAATCCACCAAAGCAAAAGTGATGTTTGATTCTTTGTATGTATAGGTCAGTGTAGAGGCAACCCTATTCACAAGAATTGATGCAGAAGCAGCGTCAGCAAGCAGTAATCCCTGAAACTCTCACTGCCACAACACACATGCATCCAAACGACGCGCCCACCACTTGTGCATGCCGCTTATCTTTCTATCCACGCGACACATCATGCTCCAGACTTTAGGCTTCACACGTCGGGTAGGGTTGGGTTGGGCCTAAACTATTCTTCTGGGTTTGAGAGGAACAAAAAGTAGGTAGGCTTGAGTTGGGCCCGTGTAGATAACGATaagggaaaactttagtcacaccccactttttattaaagacaccccgtcaactgagttttacaagggatgatcaactcaaattggggtgtctttagtaaaaggtggggtgtgactaaagttttccaacGATAAGATAAGGACGGGGTTTCATCATTCGGGGCCCATAAGCTGGAAGGCCGAGTCAATGCAGCCATTCAATATCTTGGGATTTTGGGCCGGCTGGTCCAACAGCAGCCCATGGGCTCATCAAGCTCTATCAATTTCTCACAATACGTGCCATCCAACTTTTGTTTCGCATAGAAAGGGGTTCAAAAGCGACAGCACATATGAGAAAAAGATGGGATGGGTCCCAGCCCTCAGATACGTTTATGTGGGACCCAGTCACAATTCTTCTCTTCTGCTCTCGACCGTACCCTAACATCTCTATCCGAAcgaattcaaaaatcaaatggGGATAGCCTTCCATTTATGCAACGGAACTCTGCTTTGCATTCATCTTTCCTACAACGAAAccttaaatttgttttttatatttcattttaattttataaaccaATATGAAATATAAGTAGAGAAAAAAATCCTAACATTAAAAgttttttaaggacaaaatcgtGCTGCCTTTATAACCAAAACAGACAAAAACCTTTTAGTTGTCTGGATTTTGTGCGGTGATCTCATAAGTATTTATAGCATCCTCAACATTGAATCTCTCAAACAAGAAAAGGAATTCACATGTTTCCAAATTCCAAAAGCTTTCTCTAATCTGTCCCTCTGTTTCTCTCTACGCGTTTACGCTTTCCTGTTCGTCGCTTAAAATCCTCTGCAATATCATTGATAGAAACTAAGAAGAACAGCATCAAAAGCATGGCTTTGGGCTTTAGTAGTAGTGTAGTGTtcattttgttccttttttcaTCAATACCCTTCTCGATTTCCCAGGCGCCGTCTTCACCTGCGGATGCCTGTAATGGGGTGTTTGTGTCGTACACTTACGAAAGCGGGTCGCGGCTGCCGCCGGTGAATCCGAGGAATCAGGCGTACCGGTTCGAGTCCACGTTGACGGTGCTGAACAACGGGCTCGAGGACCTCAAGGCATGGAGGGTATTTGTGGGGTTTCAGCACGAGGAGTTCTTGGTCTCTGCTTCTAATGCTGTGCTTGCTGATGGGGCTAGCGTGCCTGGGAGTGTTGAAAATGGGACTGTTTTTGCTGGGTACCCGATGACGGATCTTAAGACGGCGATTGAGACTGCAGGGGACGTGACCCAGATGCAGGTTCAGGTGAAGCTGGTGGGGACGCAGTTCGGAGTGTCTCCGCCGCGCGTGCCATTGCCGGCGAATATTACGTTGGCTAATGATGGGTTCGTCTGTCCCAAGACTACTCTGCAAGGTAAATTAAAGTTTCCTACTTTCCTTCGTGTTTGAGTACTTGAtttaacttttttctttgaGGGGTTCTGGTGGGTTTAAGAGCTTCTGGATCTCTATTCTAGTATGATTATTTTTTGCAATATTTTCACTGTACTGCTGTTTAATACCTTGGAGGATTGAGCTTGTATCATCTCCCTACTCCTGtacatcaaattcaaattcaaagctAGGTGTGTTATGCATTATATTTGATCATTTCAGTTTACTGCTTATTAGCTTGTTGACTACAGCTTCCTATGTTCTTTTCCATTCTGGTTAACTTTTCAGGTACAAATGAGCTGCAAGTTTGTTGCACTGTGAACCCGAATTTGAAGACAAACATAACGGTAGACGGAGAATTCCTCCCTCGCCGAGAGGGTGATCTTACAATAATGTATGATGTGATCAGGACTTATGAGGCAAATTACTGGGCACAGGTTACAGTAGCAAATCATAATCCTCTTGGCCGACTCGATAATTGGAAACTGAGCTGGGATTGGATGAATGATGAATTTATCTATACCATGAAAGGGGCATACCCTTATGTTGTTGATTCCTCTGACTGCATACTTGGTCCGCAAGGTGTATACTACAAGGATCTAGATTTTGCCAATGTACTGAATTGTGAAAGAAGGCCGACGATAATCGACCTACCTCCAACAAAGGCCAATGATACTACCCTGGGTTTGGTTCCATTTTGTTGTCGTAATGGGACAATCTTGCCAACAACAATGGACCCAGCGAAGTCGAGTTCAGTGTTCCAGCTTCAAGTCTATAAGATGCCACCCAATTTGAACCGATCAGAGCTTTCCCCACCTCAGAACTGGAGGATCAATGGCACACTGAACCCTGATTATCAATGTGGTCCTCCTGTGCGAGTAAGTCCGAGCCAATATCCAGATTCAAGTGGCTTGCCGTTGAACAAAACTGTCTTTGCCAGTTGGCAGGTGGTTTGTAATATCACC is a genomic window containing:
- the LOC120000134 gene encoding importin subunit alpha-2-like translates to MSLRPSARTEVRRNRYKVAVDADEGRRRREDNLVEIRKSKREENLQKKRREGLAQAQPFATPLQSSALDKKLETLPNMVAGICSDDRNLQLEATTQFRKLLSIERSPPIEEVIQAGVVPRFVEFLMREDFPELQFEAAWALTNIASGTSENTKVVIDHGAVPIFVKLLASPSDDVREQAVWALGNVAGDSPKCRDLVLNHRALVPLLAQLNEHSKLSMLRNATWTLSNFCRGKPQPPFEQVKPALPALERLVHSNDEEVLTDACWALSYLSDGTNDKIQAVIEACVVPRLVELLLHPSPSVLIPALRTVGNIVTGDDFQTQCVISHGTLPCLLSLLTHNHKKSIKKEACWTISNITAGNKEQIQAVIEAGLIAPLVNLLQNAEFDIKKEAAWAISNATSGGTHDQIKYLVSQGCIKPLCDLLVCPDPRIITVCLEGLENILKAGENEKNVGNTGDVNFYAQMIDDAEGLEKIENLQSHDNNEIYEKAVKILETYWLEDEDETLPLGEESQQGFHFGGNDVSAPSGGFNFS
- the LOC120000093 gene encoding GATA transcription factor 15-like, coding for MVDPSSTGSESEGTNRKNPDGDSSVESPNEHSKKTCADCGTTKTPLWRGGPAGPKSLCNACGIRSRKKRRAILGPNKTEEKKARKGHNNRSSNKLGDGLKQRLWALGRDVMMQRSTVEKQRRKLGEEEQAAVLLMALSYGSVYA
- the LOC120002934 gene encoding COBRA-like protein 7 translates to MALGFSSSVVFILFLFSSIPFSISQAPSSPADACNGVFVSYTYESGSRLPPVNPRNQAYRFESTLTVLNNGLEDLKAWRVFVGFQHEEFLVSASNAVLADGASVPGSVENGTVFAGYPMTDLKTAIETAGDVTQMQVQVKLVGTQFGVSPPRVPLPANITLANDGFVCPKTTLQGTNELQVCCTVNPNLKTNITVDGEFLPRREGDLTIMYDVIRTYEANYWAQVTVANHNPLGRLDNWKLSWDWMNDEFIYTMKGAYPYVVDSSDCILGPQGVYYKDLDFANVLNCERRPTIIDLPPTKANDTTLGLVPFCCRNGTILPTTMDPAKSSSVFQLQVYKMPPNLNRSELSPPQNWRINGTLNPDYQCGPPVRVSPSQYPDSSGLPLNKTVFASWQVVCNITQPKGASPKCCVSFSAYYNESIVPCKTCACGCPSNTGRTCSATAPALLLPARAPLVPFENRTVLATTWAGLKHRTVPNPLPCGDNCGVSINWHLYSDYSRGWSARITVFNWDEIAFPDWFAAVQLDNVSHGFEKAYSFNGSALELNGVNNTIFLQGLPGLNYLVGETDGANPERDPRVPGKQQSVISFTKKTTPGINVAAGDGFPTKVFFNGEECALPAFLPNDSSRTVSAMAFSVLIAAMAFLFMQQ